The Procambarus clarkii isolate CNS0578487 chromosome 46, FALCON_Pclarkii_2.0, whole genome shotgun sequence genome includes a region encoding these proteins:
- the LOC138350507 gene encoding uncharacterized protein, which yields MAASSPVIQPEDVNRLRYGLAVTKAGRDALASVFMWSYRGTFPVVTYLTQDLGYTNAQYRRVFDDHQRDKLKASSNAATFDITLLYKLLQRVCGLAEMNDPTWTTPGPLGPSLEHLIYSLKQHRNTLAHDNVGMSEQDLTSTLTEISDLLAKMLAEAGVRCRTYSQDVDHVTRDVTKYIGGLLAKVREPLDPSDVAYLPQLRQEIKMFRRHITEEVKQMSKQELTDGYRLLYQIVPAPWLLLNINYNPSLAFTRLRLLEDPVIGARPSHAAKGQDINYEDILSMRREDGRVPQCVLLTGEGGMGKTTLLKLILEKWVEDPAAIRHLGTVDLVFYVQCRDTHLNTFDDLLRQLLPQTLSDSGVDFQLFKEIILSLNILVLIDGYDEVNNHSGRLVKELLHLPGKDVRLVITTRPGWDQQLSQLVPHTRPRCNILVLGITPERRVEFAERTIKVLVAGECQRSVITRRFTQRLEQMSQFLGEYLNTPLTLTLLALLCVEAPEEFNNLTTNTQVYEKIHDFITNKLVSRLTDKHVTEPKGKFDENVKKILRFLEEISLRGIQRKEYDLWPETEAEIREKCDTLGLPQEEVLSNYFTRTSYRRGLSVVWVFGYFHARYQEYCASRGLVALLLRAEQDQGDPASHRVSGKSSIIIDLLVDVVRKEKRSLGDHLKGSKFDISDVQQEFKERPRWQNILVSTTGVLCARGVEHKFITHVIDLCEMVTHETDELLKHVAESRGSEHVIQAVCEKLRTEQEWTIESVDSCVVLPLVLKKVTPEKISLNIDHRSPPNQCLSKLSVVAEMDVTISLGLGNSLYSKDRNIDKLKQCLERLTAPGSKCTLEGFNGGLSEAAIPLLPPTLTTLRLCLTLQQLPVQLPVLFRHLPHLPLLYDLGKYSFFPP from the coding sequence ATGGCGGCCTCGAGTCCTGTTATCCAACCGGAAGATGTGAACAGACTGCGGTATGGACTGGCTGTGACTAAGGCAGGACGAGACGCGCTAGCAAGTGTGTTTATGTGGTCGTACCGGGGCACCTTCCCAGTAGTGACTTACCTCACTCAGGACTTGGGGTACACCAATGCTCAGTACAGGCGTGTCTTCGATGATCACCAGAGGGATAAACTGAAAGCTTCCTCTAACGCGGCTACTTTTGACATCACCCTGTTGTATAAACTCCTGCaacgtgtgtgtggtctggctgagatgaatgaccccacgtggaccactccagggcctctgggaccatcacttgaacacCTCATTTACAGCCTGAAGCAACACCGAAACACGTTAGCCCATGATAATGTGGGAATGTCAGAGCAAGATCTTACGTCAACACTGACGGAGATCAGTGACTTATTGGCCAAGATGCTGGCTGAGGCCGGCGTCCGGTGTAGGACATACAGCCAggatgtggaccacgtgaccagagaTGTCACCAAGTATATTGGTGGTCTGCTAGCGAAGGTCAGAGAGCCGCTGGATCCCTCAGATGTGGCGTACTTGCCTCAGCTCCGCCAGGAGATTAAGATGTTCAGAAGACACATCACAGAAGAAGTTAAGCAGATGAGCAAGCAAGAGTTAACTGACGGGTATAGACTGCTGTACCAGATTGTTCCCGCACCCTGGCTCCTCCTCAACATTAACTACAACCCAAGTCTTGCTTTTACACGACTGCGACTCCTTGAAGATCCCGTCATAGGGGCAAGACCCTCCCACGCTGCCAAGGGTCAGGATATAAACTATGAAGACATCTTGAGTATGAGACGAGAGGACGGAAGAGTCCCTCAGTGTGTCCTCCTGACGGGGGAAGGTGGTATGGGCAAGACAACTttactcaagctcatcctcgagaaGTGGGTAGAGGACCCTGCTGCCATACGTCACCTGGGCACTGTGGACCTCGTTTTCTATGTACAGTGCAGGGACACACATCTAAATACCTTCGATGATCTCCTCCGCCAGTTGCTGCCTCAAACACTTAGTGATTCTGGTGTCGACTTCCAGCTGTTTAAGGAGATAATCTTGAGCTTAAATATATTAGTCCTGATTGACGGCTACGACGAGGTCAACAACCATTCAGGAAGGCTGGTGAAGGAGCTGTTGCACCTGCCTGGCAAGGATGTGAGGTTGGTGATAACCACACGGCCGGGGTGGGACCAACAACTGTCACAGCTCgtcccacacaccagacctcgctGCAACATCCTCGTCTTGGGCATCACTCCAGAACGTCGCGTGGAGTTCGCCGAGAGAACCATTAAGGTGCTGGTGGCGGGAGAGTGCCAACGGAGTGTCATCACAAGGAGGTTTACCCAGCGGCTGGAGCAGATGAGTCAGttcctgggtgagtacctcaacactccactcaccttgaccttgttggcgctgctgtgtgtcgaggctccagaagaatttaacaacctcaccacaaacACTCAAGTCTACGAGAAGATTCATGACTTCATAACCAACAAATTAGTGTCCAGACTCACAGACAAACACGTGACCGAACCCAAAGGAAAATTTGACGAAAATGTGAAAAAGATTTTGAGGTTCTTAGAAGAGATTAGtttaagagggatccagaggaaggagtacgacctttggccggagacggaagcggagattagggagaagtgtgacactctgggactgccgcaggaggaggtcttgtccaactatttcacaagaaccagctaccgtcggggcctcagtgtggtgtgggtgtttggctattttcacgccaggtaccaggagtattgTGCCAGCAGGGGGCTGGTCGCTCTCTTGTTGAGGGCTGAGCAAGACCAAGGTGATCCAGCATCACACCGTGTGTCAGGGAAAAGCTCTATAATCATTGACCTCTTGGTGGATGTTGTACGTAAGGAAAAACGCTCCTTGGGAGATCACCTGAAAGGGTCAAAGTTTGATATTAGCGACGTGCAACAAGAGTTTAAGGAGCGCCCCAGATGGCAGAACATTTTAGTCAGCACTACCGGGGTGCTGTGTGCCCGGGGAGTAGAGCACAAGTTCATTACTCACGTAATTGACCTGTGCGAGATGGTTACACATGAGACTGACGAGCTGTTGAAACATGTAGCAGAGTCCCGCGGGAGTGAGCACGTCATCCAAGCCGTGTGTGAGAAGCTGCGTACAGAACAAGAGTGGACAATAGAGAGTGTTGACTCGTGTGTTGTCCTGCCGCTTGTTCTTAAGAAGGTGACGCCTGAGAAAATCTCACTGAACATAGACCATAGATCACCACCAAACCAGTGCCTGTCTAAACTGTCTGTGGTAGCAGAAATGGATGTAACCATATCCTTAGGTCTTGGCAATAGTTTATACAGCAAAGaccgaaatattgataaattaaAACAATGTTTGGAGAGACTGACAGCCCCCGGCAGTAAGTGTACCTTAGAGGGGTTTAATGGTGGCTTGTCTGAGGCAGCCAtacccctcctgcctcccaccctcACGACCCTCCGCCTGTGCCTCACACTACAGCAACTGCCCGTCCAACTGCCCGTCCTCTTCCGTCACCTGCCTCATCTTCCTCTCCTGTATGATCTTGgtaaatattcattttttccaccaTAA